The Raphanus sativus cultivar WK10039 chromosome 2, ASM80110v3, whole genome shotgun sequence genome includes a region encoding these proteins:
- the LOC108841949 gene encoding AAA-ATPase At4g30250-like, producing the protein MKMSDYWTTMASLVGMLAFCQTILQLVFPPELRLAFVHLLTRMRHVFSSHTYFDITEIDGVNTNELYNAVSLYLSSSVTVNGSVSAAAGNNSTRLSLTRVPNSSSVTFGLSNNDRITDVFDGATVLWEHVVVQRQVQSFSWRPMPEEKRGFTLQISKRDRALVLDHYLDHIVGKAEEIRRRSEERLLYTNSRGVSLDARSHPWDSVRFKHPSTFETLAMDPERKRRIMEDLREFANGQGFYQKTGRAWKRGYLLYGPPGTGKSSLIAAMANYLGYDIYDLELTEVQNNSELRKLLMKTSSKSIIVIEDIDCSISLTKREKVKKNKSNNGCYDPDLTSGSGLMDEPGSSVTLSGLLNFTDGLWSCCGSERIFVFTTNHIEKLDSALLRSGRMDMHIHMGFCRFQALKILLKNYLRMEEGEVDGVVLKEMEEFVEEAEITPADVSEVLIRNRSDAEKAVRELVCVLKERVVRRRKSGGVKKKKEEGEDDDEEEAEEEQEKRALDSPNRNREFFGFENEKDEVEEK; encoded by the coding sequence ATGAAGATGAGTGATTACTGGACGACAATGGCTTCTCTAGTCGGCATGTTAGCCTTCTGCCAAACAATCCTCCAGCTCGTCTTCCCACCGGAGCTCCGTCTCGCCTTCGTCCACCTCCTGACACGTATGCGCCACGTGTTCTCCTCCCACACCTACTTCGACATAACGGAGATAGACGGCGTCAACACCAACGAGCTCTACAACGCCGTCAGCCTCTACCTCAGCTCCTCCGTCACCGTCAACGGCTCCGTCTCCGCCGCCGCCGGCAACAACAGCACGCGTCTCAGCCTCACGCGCGTCCCCAACTCGAGTTCCGTCACCTTCGGCCTCTCGAACAACGACAGGATCACCGACGTCTTCGACGGCGCCACCGTGCTCTGGGAGCACGTCGTGGTCCAGCGCCAGGTCCAGAGCTTCTCGTGGAGACCAATGCCGGAGGAGAAGCGAGGGTTCACGCTGCAGATCAGCAAGAGAGACAGAGCCCTCGTCCTGGACCATTACCTCGACCACATCGTCGGAAAAGCCGAGGAGATTCGCCGGAGGAGCGAGGAGAGGCTGCTCTACACGAACTCCAGAGGCGTCTCCTTGGACGCGAGGAGCCACCCGTGGGACTCGGTGAGGTTCAAGCACCCGAGCACGTTCGAGACTCTCGCGATGGACCcggagaggaagaggaggatcATGGAGGATCTGAGAGAGTTCGCGAACGGACAAGGGTTTTATCAGAAGACCGGGAGGGCTTGGAAGAGAGGGTACTTGCTGTACGGACCGCCCGGGACGGGGAAGTCGAGTTTGATCGCTGCGATGGCGAACTATCTTGGGTACGATATTTACGATCTTGAGCTTACTGAGGTTCAGAATAACTCGGAGTTGAGGAAGCTGTTGATGAAGACTAGCTCTAAGTCGATAATTGTTATAGAGGATATCGACTGTTCGATTAGTCTGACGAAGAGAGAGAAGGTTAAGAAGAATAAGAGTAACAACGGGTGTTATGATCCGGATTTGACTAGCGGGTCGGGTTTGATGGACGAACCGGGAAGCTCGGTGACGTTGTCGGGTTTGTTGAATTTTACTGATGGGCTTTGGTCTTGTTGTGGGAGCGAGAGGATCTTTGTGTTTACTACTAATCATATTGAGAAGTTGGACTCGGCTTTGTTGAGGAGTGGGAGGATGGATATGCATATTCACATGGGGTTTTGTAGGTTTCAAGCGTTGAAGATTCTGTTGAAGAATTATTTGAGGATGGAGGAAGGTGAGGTGGACGGTGTTGTtttgaaggagatggaggagttTGTGGAGGAGGCGGAGATTACTCCGGCTGATGTTAGTGAGGTGTTGATTAGGAACAGGAGTGACGCGGAGAAGGCGGTGAGGGAGCTTGTGTGTGTGTTGAAGGAGAGAGTtgtgaggaggaggaagagtgGTGgagttaagaagaagaaagaggaaggtgaagatgatgatgaagaagaagcagaggaggAACAAGAGAAGAGGGCTTTGGATAGTCCCAATAGAAACAGAGAGTTCTTTGggtttgaaaatgaaaaagatgAAGTTGAAGAGAAGTGA